The Heliorestis convoluta genome includes the window AACGAACGGATCTGCCGAGATTCGAATCGAAGAGTCAAGACGGGCCGCTCAAGTGCTCGGCCTGGCAGAACGCTGGAATTGTTGCTGGCCTGATGGCGCTGTCAGTGATCCTCTTTATTGGGCTGAGCGGATTGAAACATTGGTACAATTGCTTCGTCGCTATCGACCGCAAGTAGTCCTCGCGCCAGGAGGACGGGATCGTCACCCTGATCATGAAGGCACTTCAGAACTAGCTCGGCAAGCTATTTTTTATGCTGGTTTGGCCAAATATGAAGGCGCTACGCTTTCCATAGAAGAACTGGGCGAACCCTGGCGACCTCAGCATTTTTATACTTATCGACTTAATGGAAGCCTATTAGAGGGAATGGAGCAGCCCCTGCTTGTCGACGTTTCGTCTGTCTACGAATGGAAGAAAAAATCAATTCTCGAATATAAAAGCCAATTTTCTCAAGGTTGGCAGCAACAGTGTGAGAACCTAGGGATTCCTCATCTTTTACACTGGCTTGTGGGTAGAGATCAATATTTAGGTGGCCTTGTTAGGGTTGCCTATGCAGAACCGCTCTATGGTGAAAAGCCTTTTCTGATCAAAAAGGTAGCTGCATTATGGGAGTGATCGTTTTTTGAACATTGGTATCCTCTGCTACCCTTCTTATGGCGGAAGTGGTGTGATCGCTTCGGATCTGGCTCGTTGTCTGGCCCGTCGAGGCCATGGCGTTCATGTTTTTTCTTATGAAACGCCCTTTCGATTGCAGCAATTTGAGGCCAATCTTGTTTTTCATCAAATAGAAGTGCTTGATTATCCCCTTTTTCGTT containing:
- the bshB1 gene encoding bacillithiol biosynthesis deacetylase BshB1 encodes the protein MIEAGQSSGLKVYSALPFNALPRCHILAIGAHPDDIELSVGGTIALATRQGHTVVVVDVTQGDKGTNGSAEIRIEESRRAAQVLGLAERWNCCWPDGAVSDPLYWAERIETLVQLLRRYRPQVVLAPGGRDRHPDHEGTSELARQAIFYAGLAKYEGATLSIEELGEPWRPQHFYTYRLNGSLLEGMEQPLLVDVSSVYEWKKKSILEYKSQFSQGWQQQCENLGIPHLLHWLVGRDQYLGGLVRVAYAEPLYGEKPFLIKKVAALWE